cattgtggtgcagcagaagcgaatctgactaggaaccatgaggtggaaggtttgatccctggccctgctctgtgggttaaggatctggctttgccatgagctgtggtgtaggtcgcagattcggctcggatctgatgttgctgtggctgtggtgcaggccagcagctgtagctgattcagcctctagcctgggaacctccatatgccccagatgtggtcctaaaaacaaaacaaaacaaagtcatttATTTGCATGGTATTCTAATTTGCATGTTTGAATGCATTCTTAGTAAAGGGGATGGAAGAGGGCAGAGGATATAAAAGGAAGAATTAgttaccatttttaaatttgcCTGGATTGCAATGATTGTTTTAATCAAaaccatcaggaaaaaaaaacatattcaaaacAGATTGTTAACCAACTAGAAGATAACATCTAACTTTGGTCATCTTGCTGTTAAGTTTATGCCACAATATGATTTAACTTTTACTTCTAGAACTCTAACAGAAATGCACTCTGGGGGAAAACACAAAATGatgctttttgcttttatatgAATTAAAAACCGATGTTTGTGTgtaaaaataataagcattaaACAGCACTTTTGTATTCTGTTGTTCAAGTACATTTGCTTTAAAGCAGAATGTACAAACATAAGAAACCGCTTTATCAAATTTCAGATTACTTTTCATTAACAATGTGGTGCTTCACCCATGAGAATTTTCTATGTAGTTTAAAGCtatatctcattgctaatcagTTAGAAACGACACCCATCATTCTCTCCAAAATTATATAAGctaaatttataacaaaaatcaCAAGAAACTCGCAAATAATTAAGCAAATGAGAGTCAAATTAAAACTCTGTATACAAATGTTTACATGTGGAAGGTCAAAACTTTCCAAGTTATGAGTTACCTAAAATGTGATATTTGGAATGGGGCTCATGCAACAAGATAAGAGGCTTTGCTTCTCAATGTATAttgataaatttgttttcaagctGTGTGCATGTattaccaatttaaaaaatacaattataataCTAGTATGCCTAACATGGTACTATTACATTATTTAGGAGACATTTGCCCACGTTCAGTTACTtgcaaagaatttcatttaaCATAACCCTGAAAAGAATAATTCTAATCACTTTAAATGGAATGTTTTAAAAGGTTAGGGGTCTTTATCTTTTCGCTATACAACTTAATGCAACCAGTCTTGTTATCAAACTCTCTTGCCAAGCTCTAGAAATCATCACTctagaatattaaaattaataaaagcccAAAAGCAAGAAGACAAGTTACAGACTGTATTTGCGAAATATACATCTGATAAGGTACCattatccaaaatatagaaagaactcttAAAGCTCAGTAagaaaactcaattaaaaaatgggccaaagacatTACCAGACACCTCatcaaagacatagagatggcaaAATAAGAATACTAAAGATGCTCCATATATGTCATCAAGGAAATATAAATCAGAATGATGAGATTTAACTGCACACCTATTAGATCAGACAAAATCCAGAATGCTGACAACACCATGTTGAAGATGTAGAGCAACAGTTCTGGTAGGAACGCAAAATGCTTGTACCATTTTGGAAGGCAGCTTGGTGGTTTCttagaaaaccaaatatattcttacaatataatccagcaattacAATGGGTATTTACCTGAAGTAGGTGAAAACTTAAATTGCACACAAAACCTACACATTGATGATTATAACAACTTTTTTCACaattgcccaaacttggaagcaacggATATCCTTCAGTAGGTATATGGATAAACTGTAGCACAGAAAATGGGTTACTCAACACTAAAGAGAAATGAGGTATCGAGCCATGAAGATATGGAGGAATCTTCAGtgaatattaagtgaaagaagccatctcAAAAGGTTAtatacatactgtgtgattccatttatgatgacatcctggaaaaggcaaaattatggagGAAATAAGATCAGTGATTGTCAGGGGTTAGAGTGAAGAAAcagatttttagggcaatgaaaatacTCTGCATGATAATATGATCATGGATATATATCGCTATAGATTCCTCCAAACTGATAGAAGACACCTAGAGAAAATACCAACACTGAACTACAGACTTTCGGTAATTATGAGGCAACTCTTGTGGTAGATATTAATGGACCTATTTGTGTGGGGGAGAGTGtacatgggaaatctctgtacttgcctctcaattttgctgtgaacctaaaactctaaaaaaattaggctcttaaaaaatttaataggaaggacttactatgtgccaggcattattaCCACCTCTACTTACAAATGAAGCCTGGTTCCAGGGTCCATTATCTTCTTTACCACTATGCCATaccattcaaaaatttttttctgagtctgtggctcaatgggttaaagatcctatgttgccacaagctatggttatgtcacagatgtggctcagatctggtgttgctgtgtaggctttggctgcagctccaacatgtcccctagcccagaacttccatacactgcaagtgcagctgtaaaaatttttttccctttgcaagTTCACATTGTGGGAATCCAACTACAGCCCAAACCAGAGTTCCTAGTTTTGCAGGTAATGCCcactgaaatataaattttataaaaggaCTAGCCCTAGCCCATATAACTAATACAAATCATCATGGTCCTTCTCAAAACATTTCTGGAGTAGGGATGTGCCATGTTAACCTACTTAAGGAGAAATACGgtatattctttaaatgttttgtatttcAGTGCACATTCCAAAGGTAGAGCCCATTTAGAGTCTCACCTGAGAAACATTCAGGTTCAAATACAGGGGTCTAGGTAGAATTGAATCTTCTGAGCTGTCTTTACAAACCTTGATTCCCTCTCTCCAACTAATGTTCCTGACAAATTAAACCCTTGGGTCCAAAAACGTCCTAAATTAATGAAATGATTATGGTAACATCATCACAATCTCACTACTTATTTCAAAGACCATTAGACCAGTTAAGTTCAAGGTCCTCCATCTTGTCTTCTTTATCCCcaacactccctgatttcaaaaccTTAAGATTGAAAAATTTATCAAGCAAATGTGATTGATTAGTAGAGGTAGCACTGAGAGgggaaaaatgaatacatttgttTGCCTTCTAAATACCATAATTTTCAACTTGATTGTGATTCAatattctcttggagttcccgtcatggctcagcagtttaagaacccaactagtatccatgaggatgtgggtttgattcctggcttcacccaatgggttaaggatccagcgttaccatggtCTGCtgctgtataggttgcagacttgaatCAGCATGTCACTGTTACTCCTTTTTCTTTACTGACTCAcatgacatctgcaaagaccaAGCCCACAGATCCATCTCAACATTAGAACCAAACTCCAAACAAAAAACCGGTGCCTGTTTTTGTACACAAACTGTCATGCCTAAAGTgtcatttataaaggaaaaaaggggggggaggaagCTGGAGGTAGGAGGATTGAACAATTATGTGCCACACTTAAAATGTTTCACACCACTTATCTCATGGTTCTCACTTGAATATATCATGTTCAAGGAtggcaatgggaaaaaaaattacaagacaaCCATGCAACAACCATATGTCTACATACGCAACTAAGAAGTTCAATatgaaacattttctaattatCCCCCTTTAGAATTACTAACTATGGCTTAAAAACCCAATGAACAAGTGGAGGTTTCCCTCTgtacatggcttttattatttacataataCAATATAGCATCAATGCTGAAGAGCATGATTATGTGCAATACATAAATATGAACTATCTGTACACATCTGCAGATCTAACTCAGAACTAAGGTACATAAAATTGAAAGCAAAACTGAATGctttaagaataaaagtaaaaactaagACGGAACACTGCAATAAATCAGAAGTAGTGCCTCGTGTACATACTTAActatttacaaatgaaaacagGCATTACCACGACACTAATCTAACTAtactcatttatatataaaaaacacaagTTTCATACATCACAAAAAACCTTCCATTATAACACAGAAGTGATATTACCAGACAAGCATCAGTGAAGTATACTGCCTCTTCTAGTTGTTATTGTACAATGCTGTAGATAATGCAGCCCATGCAATACACCCAAGAACACTAGAGTCCTACACCCAAGTACAATTAATATGATAAAGCAGCCCTCTGCAAGTGGTGCTGGATACCACTAAGAAGTCTACTGCAGCCATGTTGGTTATGATTTTCCATGCAGAAGGGTACAGTTACATTAAGAACTGAAGTCTTTAAAAAAGCTTTAAACATTCTTTCTTGAACCAAAACATTCAACAAAAGATGCACATGAAAAATTAACTATTCAGATACCTTTGCAACTTAAAATTCAGATGCATGTTACTCAATAGAGTTGCTGTTATGTGAAAACCAAACGTagagttttaatttcttcttgtaAACAAATTAATCCTAGTGCAGTTCTGTGCTACACAACATTTTTAGCAATGAGTAATGCAGACATcttctggtgcaggccagcacaATAAGCTTCAAAGATAGCTCAAGACCCTGTTGGCTTgaagtgttttactttttataaccAGTTGCGATTATACCTTTCACAATGTCTCATTTGACAGCTTTTTAGAAGACCAATTAACCAGGCTTACATATGGCACCGCATGGTTTCATGAAAGGTCTGATCCTCTTTATAGCTTTCTTCCCGCTTCCAAAGGACATGTGGAAATTAACAGGGTGAAGTTTAACTATGGTAGAAGTAGACTGCCAGTCCTTTTCTGgtgtaccatttttaaaaaaaatacaggcacaTAACACTAGCCAAAGGTTATACCTTGATTACATTCCCAAAGGCAGATATGCTGCAAACATGCAGATATTTCATGTATTGTTTGGCACAAGGGAACTAAATGTAGTCCCTATTATCTGTGTATTTCAATTTGCTGTGCAGATTTTCATCCAATTTTATTCAGGGGAGGGCATATACATTTTGTAGGGCTGTATCTATCCAATTCTGCCTGTAACAAACACCCAAACATCCTAAAATATCAATTGTAAGACAGACAAGTGTAAAGTAAAACTCTGGAGAACATCAAAGGAAAATGGCCATGCATCTGCTCTTTAATGTTTTCCTAcgatatattaaaataaaaacaaaagtatcaGTCTCTTCACAAGTAGTAATTTATATTCTCTGGATTTTTTCAGCCACAACAACTGGATTCTCTTTCCTGATTTTTGCTGCAGCTTCTGCTTTGTAATCATACGGACAGTTGTGCTTGTCAGAGTAACGGTGAAGTCCACAAAACAAATTTCCACATCGGCAGTCAAACCCTGTATATACAAAAGGAAGGAGAGTCACTTGGGAACTtctagcaattaaaaaaaaaaaaaaaaagcattaatcaCTACAGAAAAGGACCAGATTTTCATGGCTTTCTGCAACATGAAACAGTCTGTCACTTTAAATCTTGAGAGTGCTCTTGACCTTCTCTGACATGGTGAAAAACTATCCTTCCATAAACACCTGGAGGTATCATACAGGATAGAAATTACACAGGCTCTGGAGTTGGAGGCTGACCTGGATTAAAATCTTAGTCCTACCTATGTTAACTGGGTAATGTTTCCTCAAGTGAAACGTAAGAAAAGACAACCATACAGTCCTAAgatttaaaggaaacaaaagtaccTAGAACATTTTGTGCTTGGTTCAAACTAGGTGCTTACTGTTTAATTCAGCCACTTTTTCCctaggaaaacaaaggaaagaatcaaCAAGGATGAATTTCTATCAATCCAATAAAGGAAACATAGAAGGCCTGAAGTTAGGAAAGGGTTTCATATGATTAGAGACACCAATGGAAATCAAACTTCTCATGGTCCGTTCTTCTAGTCTACTCTGGATACTTTCTATTCTTCAAAGCTGGGCATTTTGTTTTACATGTAAGACTGAACAACCCCTTAGGCAGTAACCAGGAGCTCCTTGTTAAATCCTAGCAGTAAAATATACATGGTCTTATGTGTTCTTTAATACCTGTAAGGCCAACTTTCTTTCTGCACATGAAACATCTGTTCTTCTTTGGTTTGGGCAACTCAGGAGCTTTTTCTTCACTTTGAGAAGTACTGGGCTGAGAAACTGATGGACTGGGTTGAGTGACAACTATAAAACAAGGGTAAAAATTAGAAACTTGTCCAGAGTTCACTGGCTATTATctaagcaaaaaaagcaaacaattaaaACTGGTAAGATTCTTGTGAAAGTACTTAAGAATTCTTTCTTGAAAGCATGTACTTTAAATGAAATCTCCTACTTTAGTATCAATTCTGAGAATTTCTTGCCAATTAACATAATACCACttgtttctgtatattttattagattatcACTCAATTCAAATTCCTTTAAACTCACTCTTAACAGCTTATACTGGGAAGAAAAACCCTAAGTTTTAAGACCTAAGAGATGTGGTCATTGGCTCAGTTTTTCCATACTGCAATTGCCTATATGCAAACTTAATTAGGGTAGTTCAAATTCATTATTACTCAGTATATAGGGTTGTCAACTTCTGAGGTACTTAGCTATAGCCATTTTGGTTTTATAttggtaggaaaaaaactgtaGACAAACCCAGCAAATTTCAACAAGTAAAACTCAAATCATTTATCCCTAATTAACTTCCCATCTCAAAGTTCCACAATAATTATTTTGCCATTTCAATAAGTGCTCTATATATAAAGCACTCATGTAAAAAAACcttgaagatattaaaaaaaaaaaaaccttgaaagctTAGGAAGCACTGTCTCTAGGACAATTTAAGTCCTAGTgaagctttcattttatttacttattcattttgctttttttttaaggactgcacctgcagcatatggaagttaccaggcgaGGCACCAAATtggctgcagttgccagtctataccacagccacagcaatgccagatccttaactactgagcaaggtcagggatcgaattagcatcctcacagatacataCTAGTAGGGTTTacattactgagccacaacaggaactccttactttaGACTACTAAGGAATCGGACAGTCTTAAGACATACAGGGAAGGAGGGttaagagaaaaatgatatagaaaagacaaagaaaactgaaCTACAGAATGcctactaaaaaataataaatgaataaatagctaCAGATCTAATCCAAGAGTACAGTTCTAAGGTCAGACTCattttgtggaaaaaaacaaaacaaaacaaaaagccccccAAATCCCAAACAGAACAAAAGCCCTACAAACACcattttggtcagtttttcagaaggaaggaagtcatttCAAAATACTAAATATGGATTGACTTGTCCACCTTAAgaattttcatccttttattaATTGCGATTGATATGGTTCACATAGGCTTGGCTAGCTAATGTTAGCAAAAGTAAGCTCAAAGCAGATAATATAGTCACTGACACTATTTTTTCACAATAAAGTTTTACACTGTGTTCAGTCAATACTGTACTAGGAAATAATGATCAAATGAACTATGTGCCCATACAGTACATAGACGGTTGTTCTAGGGTCCAGCACAGTTAATTCAAACAAGTCAAACTTCTGGCAATATTAGAGCACTTTCTGCTAGAATGGTTTTGGAGAGTCATGCTATCCAAATTAAGCACAGACTCAGTCACTATCTAATGAAAACTAAAATGCCTTTCCACGCTGAGTTTTAAATTCCCACAGGGACCTAATATTTCTTTAGCTTCAAAGTTTCTTTTGTGTCCAGTATATTCTTTTGCTTGAGTAATTTCTATAATATTTACAATACCAGACTGAGTTAATGCTTTTGATTACTAAATTTTTCTTCACGGCTCtagaatttaatttatataatctcTTCTGTTTATGAATACATTCAATGATTTAGATACCTTTAAAATATACTGGTAAACTATCTTTTAAGTTTATCAAATTCTTAACATGTCCAGTCTTCATATTATAAACTTGGCTGATTTGCACGTGTGGGAGTGGAttatggggaggagggagagaagattTAAGAGCGACTACTATTTTACACTTCAAGGTACTTTCAAGATAATGGTTTGCTTGGCCTATATTTTATaactctctctcctctttggtcCTTCAATGGGAAGACAAGAATTTCCCCCCACCAACCCTTCCTTACAGTACCAAATCCAGAACTGAACtagtattaaatgaaaagcatacCTGGCTCTGACACCTCTGTTTTCGGGGTAGTTATTTTGTCCTCTCTTGAAATGCTCATTTCGGTCATTTGCTGAGTTACAGGCAAGGCAGCCACAGGCACATTTCTATTTGAGTTCAAGCAAACATTTTTCAAGATGTTAAGGGTACTTCTTTGCGAGGTAATAAGTTGTCAGTTCAATTTAaatcatatattattttcaataggATCAAATGGAGCTAAATAATCTAAAAAGGATACCCAGCGCAAATAGTTGAGACTAAGGAAAGCAATTTGATAAATGGCTCACAAAACAAGTCTGCATATTTGTATAGGTTATGATGTTCTATTACAGCCAACTAGAAATTTTTAGCTGTGCCTGTAGTTTGTTTAAGGGCAAAAGGGGCAGCTTTGCCAAAATGCTTTGTGTAGCACGACAATACAGTCTACCATACTCTCATTTTCTACAATCCCTATACCTGAATTACAAGCAAATAAAAGCACAGCATTCTCAACATAGTATCCTTAAAGTCGTTCTGGAATGTGTTATAATACATATCTTTACTCAATGACCTACAAGGTCATATTAAAGGACACTGGAATCCCCAATTATGCAACAGACGCAAAGCCAAGGACATCTAATGTATTAACATCCTTACAATTTATTAACATTCATAATTATGATGTTATAgttatctttatttcttccctGTTTTATCACGAAAACCCTGAAACATTCAATCTTACCTTGATTTTTCAGATGTGCTGCCAGCAGCACCTTCACAGTTGTTTAAACTAGCATCTGCTCTTTGTACAGATGCAGAATCTGAGGTAGGACTGTTGGAGCCACTAGCTGtccctatttaaaaaaaggattgttAAGCAACAAAACAACACTATAAACACTATGAAAACTATTAATAAGTAACAAATACTTGCATTTAATCAGGTTAGCCACTTAAGCACTTTCACTGTATTGCAGAGCCCTACACTCAAATGACAGccaaacaaatatatatgtgtatatatatgtaaaatgtcatATCCAGCGAacttaagaataaaacaaaacataaaaaaaaagaaaaaaaaaagagaaaaagctacTAGAAGATGCTTGTAGACAGTCACTCATTCCTCATGTAGCCAGCCATGCCAAGTACTTGGGCTGTTGCTTTAAATTTCAAGCTTTTCTTGGGTCTTCTCTCCTGGGACTTTGAGCATTCTCAGTCTTAGTCCCCAATTCTTGGGTCTCTATTTTCTGTCCACCAATTCTTCAAATGGGTTATTCCTTGGAAACAACTTACCCATTGGACTCATTCTGCCACTATTCTGCTGTCTCTGAAGATGTTCTTTGTAGCAAACAGAACACATTCCATTTGTCCTAGGATTCCCATAAAAGCCACATCCTGTACTACACAGCATGGGCCCTGGGGTCTGGTTAGTCTCCTGAGCCATATTTTTCtgctataaacaaaacaaaaacaaaattttagaaactaGCATAtagtaaaacaataaaatcattaaattagtGAGTTGCCACTGTACCttgttattcttaaaaaataagctaaattttgaatattttgttgcACTTATGAAACAATGGACATGAACTGCAGATTGCTAATAATTTATTATGACTTTACATTCTtcagaataaaagaaatttctcattaaacattacaattaatttttttattttacctatcagtgttttaatttctgaaaaggTCACACTTCTGGATCAGAATTATGTTTAAATCAATTTGGGCAATTAGTATCTTTAAATCACTTTCTGCTCTAGTGCACTACAGGCATATCATTTCAAATAATGACAATTAATTAATGACTCATGGTATCTGTTAGTGGTTCTTTAAATTGGCTGTATATTGGAGGTAGCTCTAAAGACTTCTTAAATCTAACACCTAAAAGTTGGGTCCACTAGTAATTCAACAATTCTCTGATGCAGAGCATCTGTACTTTTAAAATGCTCCAACACCTTTACAGAAGACTGAAAAGAGCTGATAGATCATCTCTTTCTATTACTTTGGCACCAAAAAGTGAAGCTCTTTAACAAAGAATTTAGGTGTCAGCTGCTTAGGaaattcctttccttcttcctttgacATGTGAAATCTAGGTCTACGTATACTTTAAAATCAGTGTCTAGAAACCTGCAATGCACAAAATTATCAGCCATAGATTTACTGCTCAGCCAAGGGTTCTATTAAAACTTTTACAAGTGCTTGTCTTTCTTATACCAGAAAATAATGAATTCTTTTCAAACTTGCCAATTacaataaagcaaaatgaagcaaaataaatacaccaCTTTAGTGATGGCTGGTATTTAATGTTAGGTTACCAGAAAGACCTTTACACAGCAAACAAACATACCCTTGCTTTTCCAGAAGCCTTGTTAAAATTAGCACAAATACAGTAATGTTTTGCTAAATTCAGTACAATTTTCCTGAGTTAACAGaacataaacatttaataaacGAAAAAAAACTGGAGAGTTCCTGTGTCACCTTGAAATGTGTATGAATGTACAAAAAAACTTATTTCAGAGCATTTTTAATCAAAGGGAAGATATTGTGCTATTAACTTATGGTCCCTGTCATTTAAATGTACCTTAATGTTGACAATGAGGTCATTTTTAAGTTATGAACATTTCAGATAAGTGCACGGAAGTACTTCAAAAGCTAGAGCTTGCTATTTCCTAGAATCTCATGGCTTTTCCAACCACCACATACTAGGATACTCTCTTTACTTATGTTTTAATGAGTATTAACACTTCttactaaaattataaaaaagggaGAAGCAGACTAATCAAATTTAACCTGGCCAGAATCGTGACAATTATTCCCTAAAGCATTTAAACGGGACAGTCATCTTTCCTTTTGTCAGCAAAAAAGACACCTTGgttcaaacttgaaaatatttcaagccaATCAAGCTTGTATGGAGTGACCGATATTTGCAACTTACTTCAGACAATAGTACTAATTTAGTTGATACTGTCTCTTTAAATAGCAAGTGGAATTTAGCTGACTCATTTTGGAGCAGGGTAGTATAAACATTTCAACATAACTTATGAAGTTTATTAATAAACACTTTCAACTAGGTTTAAGTACTAACATGTGCAAAAAAATGCTTCAAATAATAAattgtgtatttatttgcatGCCCACCATGCAAAGTATGTGAATCTTTTTGCCTTACACAAAAAGTAGGATTATTCCTCGAAGCCAGTTTAATGCTAGCTAGCTCACTTTCTATACTAACTTCTAGATTCATCTTACAGAGGCTTTAGAAGTAAATTGACCTAAAGTCAACCAGTATTAATATTAGCTAACCTGattcttaaaatcttattttttttttatataaatggggCTGGGGGAATCTTATTATTTCACATGCAAAATTACTTGTATCCTTCTTCAGAAAACACATCTACTTTCAATTCACTTATAAATAGCCTCCAAATTCTGAGACAGGAGACACCAAGACTTTAGTCTTCTACAAGGATTCCCATCCGTAATTTTTACCCCCCCTCAAAGCCAGCATTTAAATGCCATCACATGTGCACAGCTTGCCTTAATATTTCTCAGAAGCTTAGATCACATGGGGGGGAGCGCTTCAGCCTGTCACAAGGCTGCAATGTGACAGGCTGAGCTGGATGGAGGCTCTCA
The Sus scrofa isolate TJ Tabasco breed Duroc chromosome 1, Sscrofa11.1, whole genome shotgun sequence DNA segment above includes these coding regions:
- the ZFAND5 gene encoding AN1-type zinc finger protein 5, which gives rise to MAQETNQTPGPMLCSTGCGFYGNPRTNGMCSVCYKEHLQRQQNSGRMSPMGTASGSNSPTSDSASVQRADASLNNCEGAAGSTSEKSRNVPVAALPVTQQMTEMSISREDKITTPKTEVSEPVVTQPSPSVSQPSTSQSEEKAPELPKPKKNRCFMCRKKVGLTGFDCRCGNLFCGLHRYSDKHNCPYDYKAEAAAKIRKENPVVVAEKIQRI